In Labilibaculum sp. DW002, the genomic window AAAGCAATGGAAACTTAACAGGTAAAGTAATGGGTTCTTTGTTTCTACCATCGTAAGATTGCTTCCAATTGGTCGTTTTAGGATTAAATAAAACCTCAAGAGCAAATTTGGACAATCGTGCTTCGATATAACGAGGTGCCGCAGCAGAATCTCCAGTTAGGATATTCCCCCAGTTTCCCTGCATATCTATCAACAAATCCTTCTGCCCCAATTGAACCAAAGCATCACCAATAGATGCATCTCCGTGAGGATGAAACTGCATGGTATTACCAATAATGTTAGCTACCTTATTGTATCTGCCATCATCAAGTTTCTTCATTGAATGCAAAATCCTACGTTGCACAGGCTTTAAGCCATCGTTTACATAAGGAACGGCACGTTCAAGAATTACATATGAAGCATAATCTAAAAACCAATTCTCATACATCCCCGACAGATAGGTCACATTCCTCATCGCTTCGGATTGCTCCCCATTTACACTAGGTTCAATTTCCTCCGGGTTTTCCATATCGTTTGTCTCGTCGTTATTCATAGAGGTATTTCGGTTTTTTTAATTCAAAATGGATTACTTACTGCAGGTTTACACCTCATCTCGCTCAACATGCAAATTTTCAATAATAAACTCCTGCCTATTGGGCGTATTTTTTCCCATATAAAATGAAAGCATATCGGATACTGATTCTTCCTTTTTCATTAAAACAGGATCTAAACGAATATCCTTCCCAATAAAATATTTAAACTCGTCAGGAGAGATCTCACCCAAACCCTTAAATCGGGTAATCTCAGCATTAGCTCCCAAACGTTTCATTGCTCTATCTTTTTCTTCGTCAGAATAACAATATTTCGTTGTTTTCTTGTTACGAACTCGAAACAAAGGTGTTTGAAGAATGTACAAATGACCACTTCTCACAACATCTGGAAAAAACTGAAGAAAGAAAGTAATCAACAACAATCGAATGTGCATACCATCGACATCGGCATCCGTTGCGATAATCACATTATTGTAGCGCAAACCCTCAAGACCATCCTCAATATTGAGAGCGGCTTGCAGAAGATTAAACTCTTCATTTTCGTATACAATTTTCTTTGTCAGACCATATGTATTCAAAGGCTTACCCTTTAAACTAAAAACAGCTTGTGTATTTACTGATCGTGATTTTGTAATCGACCCACTCGCCGAGTCACCCTCGGTAATGAAGATACTTGTTTCAGATTTATTCTCGTGAGTCGAATTAAAATGAACCCGACAATCACGTAATTTCTTATTATGCAGATTCGCTTTTTTAGCTCTTTCTTTGGCTATTTTCTTAATACCAGATATCGCTTTTCGCTCCTTCTCCGATTCTAGAATTTTTCTATGAATGGCATCTGCTACTTCTGGATTCTTGTGTAAATAGTTATCTAGATTAGATGTCACAAAATCCATTATAAAGTTTCGAACAGATGGACCATCAGGGCCAATGTCCTTAGATCCCAATTTGGTTTTAGTCTGAGATTCGAAAACCGGTTCTTGAACTTTTATGCTGATAGCCGCAATTATGGATGTTCTGATATCAGAAATATCAAAATCCTTCTTATAAAAATCGCGAATGGCTTTTACAACTGCCTCTCGAAATGCTGCCAAGTGCGTACCCCCTTGAGTTGTGTGTTGTCCGTTAACAAACGAATAATATTCTTCACCATATTGATGTCCATGGGTCATAGCCAATTCGATATCTTCACCCTTAAGATGAATAACCTCATAAAGGCTTTTGCTACTCATATTCTCATGCAACAAATCAAGAAGTCCATTTTTAGATAAGAATTTCTTACCATTAAAATAGATTGAAAGGCCTGCGTTCAAATAAACGTAGTTCTTAAGCATTGTCTCAATATACTCGCTTATAAAGCGATAATTCGAGAACATCTCCTGATCGGGATGAAAAGTAATTCTAACGCCATTTTTTTCTTCACTTGGCTGAATTTCATCATCGTTCACCAACTCTCCTCTTGAAAAAGTAGCTTTCTTTACTTCTCCTTCGCGGAACGATTCTACAACAAATTCATTTGAGAGTGCATTTACAGCCTTAATACCAACACCATTCAATCCTACAGATTTCTTAAATACTGCAGAGTCATATTTAGCACCCGTATTCATTTTCGAAGTTACATCGATTACTTTTCCTAAAGGAATACCACGACCATAATCTCGAATACAAACCGTACGATCAGTAATATCAACATGAATTGATTTTCCAATCCCCATAGCAAATTCATCGATAGAGTTATCGATAACCTCCTTAATCAGGATATATATACCATCGTCATGAGAAGAACCATCACCCAACTTACCGATATACATACCAGGACGTTTGCGAATATGTTCTTTCCAATCAAGTGTTCTAATTGAATCTTCTGAATATTTAGCTGTCATGAAAAATCGCGTTTTTACAAATATAGCTAAAAGAACGATTCGTTAGAAAGTTGTTTATCAACAGGCTGTTGAAAATAGTCAAAAAATGCAATCTGGATGGAATCTCAGAACACCTATCCCTTTAAAAATCAACAAAAAAAGGAATGGTTAAAAAAAATAAATTAGAATAAAGTCAAATAATACTAATTGAAAAAAAGCGATTTTATTTAACATTAATATGTGTTTGACTTTAAATTTTACAATTTCTTCAATAAAAAGAAGCCTCTTATCCAATCAAATTTGGAGAAGAGGCTTCGTCAATTTTATCTAAAATATCAAGCGTATTTTTTAGCTGTTAATAGCTCTCCAAATCATATCCTTTAGCTCCATAAGTCCCTTTTGGGCTACGGAAGAAATAAACACACGTGGAATTTCTGGCAAATCTAACTCAATTTCGTCTTTCAACTCCTCATCCAACATATCAGACTTCGTTATAGCTAATAAACGTTTTTTATCTAAAAGTTCTGGATTGAATTGTTTCAGTTCATTTAGAAGAATCTTGTATTCGTTGTGAATATCGTTACTATCAGCAGCAACCATAAACAACAGAACTGAATTTCGCTCGATATGACGTAAGAAACGTAAACCCAAACCACGCCCCTCGTGTGCTCCTTCGATAATTCCAGGAATATCTGCCATTACGAATGAACGATTATCTCGATAACCTACAATACCCAAGTTTGGAACTAAAGTTGTAAATGGATAATCGGCAATTTTTGGCTTGGCAGCAGAAACTACAGAAAGTAAAGTCGATTTTCCAACACTTGGGAATCCTACTAAACCAACATCGGCCAAAACTTTAAGTTCGAGAATAACGGCACGTTCAACACGCTCCTCACCTTGCTGTGCATATCGAGGTGTTTGATTTGTTGAAGAACGGAAATTCCAGTTTCCAAGACCTCCACGACCACCTTTAACAAGAACTTTGCTCTCACCATCTTCAGTCACATCAAAAATCACTTCACCTGTTTCAGCATCACGAGCAACAGTTCCCAATGGCACTTCGATAATTTCATCAGCGCCTTCGTAACCTGTACTTCTACTCTGTCCTCCAGAACCTCCATCTTTAGCAAAAACATGTCGGCTAAAACGTAAATGAATTAGCGTCCAAAGTTGTGCATTAGCTCTAATGATAATATGACCACCACGACCACCGTCACCACCATCAGGTCCACCTTTCATGGTTAACTTATCACGATGAAGGTGAGCTGATCCTTGTCCTCCTGCTCCGGAGCGACAAAATATTTTAACGTAATCTACAAAATTAGATCCTGCCATTTTTTTATTTTTTATCTCTGTACCTCAACTGGAATCATTTCTACTGCCAAATATTCTTCCAGCAAAAGACTGATTCTATCAAGTACATTATTTAATGATCCTATTGCATCGATTGAGTGGTAAACACCTCTCTCTTTATATCGTTTTGCAATTGGAGCTGTTACATCGTCATAAATTCTAAGACGTTTAATAATAACTTCTCTTCCACTATCATCAGGTCGTCCCGATGACTCACCTCTTTTTAATAAGCGTTGAATCAGAATTTCTTCTTCAACTTTTAATTCAATCACTAAATCAACAACACCATTTCGCTTGGAAAGCATTTCATCGAAAACCTCAATTTGGCCTTCGTGACGAGGCATTCCATCATACACAAAACCCTTTGCTGTATTGTTAGAATCCAAAAATTTTTCTACAATTCTATAAGCTAATTTATCCGGGAAAAAGTTCCCTCCATCTATTAACCTTTTAGCTTCTAGACCTTCTGGTGTTGCTAATTTTATTTCTTCTCTACAAACATCTCCCGTTGAAAGGTGAATGATATTGAATTTATCTTGTAATAATTTAGACTGAGTACCTTTTCCTGATCCCGGAGGTCCAAACATGATGATGTTCACCATTTATTTATCAATTACAGTATAAACATCCGGCAAATTTCTACCGACACCATCATAATCTAAACCACGACCAACAATAAAATCGTTTGGAATATCAATACCTACATAGTCTATCTTAACATCACGCTTAAGTGCATCAGGTTTGAACAACATGGTTGCAACTAAAATTTCTTTAGCCTTATATTCTTCAATTTGAGCCAAAGTATTTTCCATTGTAATCCCAGTGTCAATGATATCTTCAAGAATAACAACAGTACGATCTTTAAGGTCTTCAGTAAAACCCATCAGTTTCTTCACCTTACCAGTTGTACCCATTCCTTCATATGAAGCCAAACGCATAAAGGTAATCTCAGCATTTTCAACAGTTATCAGTTTCATCAGGTCAGATGCAAACATGAATGATCCATTAAGAATACAAATGAACATTGGATTTTTTCCAGCAAGATCCTTGTTCATCTTCTCAGCCATTTCAGCAATAGCATTATCAATCTTCTCAGCCGGGATAGATACCTTAAACTCTCTATCAAGAATTTTTACAGTCTTCATTGATTCAATTTTTGTCTTAGTTGTCCGATTTTCCCCCTTCAAGATTCCCTTGAAATATCGGGCGTTTAAGGCAATGCCCTAAAGTATCGTAATTAAAATATGTACTTTTTTTAACTTGGAATAAAAAATGTTTCGAATCCACTATGTAACATACGTATTTTTTTTTCAATTTTACACTTGAAAAACAACAACCATTGTATGCACAACTCGGAATCAAAACAATTCCCAAATTTTTGCTGCAAAAGTACAATTTTTTGTTATTAATTTTATAAAACCACCAATATAAAACACGATGAAAGCGAAAGTTAGTATTATCATGGGAAGTACTTCGGATCTTCCAGTTATGGAAAAGGCTGCCCAAATTTTAAACGATTTTAAGATTCCATTTGAGATTAATGCCTTATCGGCACACCGTACGCCTGAAGAGGTTGAAGTTTTTGCAAAAGGCGCAATGGACAATGGAATTAAAGTAATTATTGCAGGTGCTGGTATGGCAGCTCACCTACCAGGTGTAATTGCAGCTATGACTCCACTTCCGGTCATTGGTGTACCAATCAAAGCCAGTCTTGATGGTATGGATGCATTACTTGCAATTGCCCAAATGCCTCCTGGAATTCCAGTTGCAACTGTTGCTATTAATGGCGCAATGAACGCTGGTATTTTAGCTGCTCAGATTCTAGCAATTGGCGATGCAGAATTGCAAAAGAATGTAATTGCATTCAAAGA contains:
- the hpt gene encoding hypoxanthine phosphoribosyltransferase, coding for MKTVKILDREFKVSIPAEKIDNAIAEMAEKMNKDLAGKNPMFICILNGSFMFASDLMKLITVENAEITFMRLASYEGMGTTGKVKKLMGFTEDLKDRTVVILEDIIDTGITMENTLAQIEEYKAKEILVATMLFKPDALKRDVKIDYVGIDIPNDFIVGRGLDYDGVGRNLPDVYTVIDK
- a CDS encoding DNA topoisomerase IV subunit B gives rise to the protein MTAKYSEDSIRTLDWKEHIRKRPGMYIGKLGDGSSHDDGIYILIKEVIDNSIDEFAMGIGKSIHVDITDRTVCIRDYGRGIPLGKVIDVTSKMNTGAKYDSAVFKKSVGLNGVGIKAVNALSNEFVVESFREGEVKKATFSRGELVNDDEIQPSEEKNGVRITFHPDQEMFSNYRFISEYIETMLKNYVYLNAGLSIYFNGKKFLSKNGLLDLLHENMSSKSLYEVIHLKGEDIELAMTHGHQYGEEYYSFVNGQHTTQGGTHLAAFREAVVKAIRDFYKKDFDISDIRTSIIAAISIKVQEPVFESQTKTKLGSKDIGPDGPSVRNFIMDFVTSNLDNYLHKNPEVADAIHRKILESEKERKAISGIKKIAKERAKKANLHNKKLRDCRVHFNSTHENKSETSIFITEGDSASGSITKSRSVNTQAVFSLKGKPLNTYGLTKKIVYENEEFNLLQAALNIEDGLEGLRYNNVIIATDADVDGMHIRLLLITFFLQFFPDVVRSGHLYILQTPLFRVRNKKTTKYCYSDEEKDRAMKRLGANAEITRFKGLGEISPDEFKYFIGKDIRLDPVLMKKEESVSDMLSFYMGKNTPNRQEFIIENLHVERDEV
- the obgE gene encoding GTPase ObgE, with translation MAGSNFVDYVKIFCRSGAGGQGSAHLHRDKLTMKGGPDGGDGGRGGHIIIRANAQLWTLIHLRFSRHVFAKDGGSGGQSRSTGYEGADEIIEVPLGTVARDAETGEVIFDVTEDGESKVLVKGGRGGLGNWNFRSSTNQTPRYAQQGEERVERAVILELKVLADVGLVGFPSVGKSTLLSVVSAAKPKIADYPFTTLVPNLGIVGYRDNRSFVMADIPGIIEGAHEGRGLGLRFLRHIERNSVLLFMVAADSNDIHNEYKILLNELKQFNPELLDKKRLLAITKSDMLDEELKDEIELDLPEIPRVFISSVAQKGLMELKDMIWRAINS
- the purE gene encoding 5-(carboxyamino)imidazole ribonucleotide mutase, which codes for MKAKVSIIMGSTSDLPVMEKAAQILNDFKIPFEINALSAHRTPEEVEVFAKGAMDNGIKVIIAGAGMAAHLPGVIAAMTPLPVIGVPIKASLDGMDALLAIAQMPPGIPVATVAINGAMNAGILAAQILAIGDAELQKNVIAFKESLKEKIVKANEELSSIQYDFKTN
- a CDS encoding adenylate kinase: MVNIIMFGPPGSGKGTQSKLLQDKFNIIHLSTGDVCREEIKLATPEGLEAKRLIDGGNFFPDKLAYRIVEKFLDSNNTAKGFVYDGMPRHEGQIEVFDEMLSKRNGVVDLVIELKVEEEILIQRLLKRGESSGRPDDSGREVIIKRLRIYDDVTAPIAKRYKERGVYHSIDAIGSLNNVLDRISLLLEEYLAVEMIPVEVQR